The following are from one region of the Candidatus Acidulodesulfobacterium ferriphilum genome:
- a CDS encoding isoprenylcysteine carboxylmethyltransferase family protein — MSYPIWLKYPYSYIFSAVLILIFISHFFILKKPLGYNKGKVYDRRWTQIYIASVGIAVLSGFLLSFGKIGRIEGHGVFWFFSGLIFMLAGSIIRLVALRTLGKYFSIMVAIQQNHTLVKKGIYSLIRHPAYTGLFLFMLGMGLSLGNWLSLFIIFAASVTIVFVRVPLEEKALIEKFGDEYRSYMKKTKRYIPYLF, encoded by the coding sequence ATGTCCTATCCGATCTGGCTTAAATACCCTTATTCCTATATTTTTTCCGCGGTTCTTATTTTGATATTTATTTCGCATTTCTTTATACTCAAGAAACCCTTAGGTTATAACAAAGGAAAGGTATATGACCGCAGATGGACGCAAATATATATTGCATCGGTCGGTATCGCCGTCTTATCGGGTTTTTTATTATCCTTCGGAAAAATAGGGAGGATTGAAGGGCATGGAGTTTTTTGGTTTTTTTCGGGATTAATTTTTATGCTGGCAGGTTCGATAATCCGTTTAGTTGCGCTTAGAACGCTGGGGAAATATTTCTCCATAATGGTTGCGATTCAGCAAAATCATACATTAGTAAAAAAAGGAATTTACAGCCTAATAAGGCATCCTGCCTATACAGGACTTTTTCTTTTCATGCTGGGCATGGGGTTGTCTTTGGGAAATTGGCTCAGCCTGTTTATCATCTTTGCCGCAAGCGTTACTATCGTTTTCGTCAGGGTGCCTTTAGAGGAGAAGGCTTTGATAGAGAAATTCGGGGACGAATACCGCAGTTATATGAAGAAAACAAAACGTTACATACCTTACCTGTTTTAG
- a CDS encoding XRE family transcriptional regulator has translation MNGVKIGTTQAVISRIENGNVNIGIDTIQKVAKAFGITARLSFNLTVKDKIRKHLNNDNQAPGF, from the coding sequence ATGAATGGGGTAAAGATCGGAACTACTCAAGCCGTAATTTCGAGAATCGAAAACGGAAACGTCAATATAGGAATAGATACTATACAGAAAGTAGCAAAAGCTTTCGGCATAACCGCGAGGTTAAGTTTTAATTTAACCGTTAAAGATAAAATAAGGAAACATCTAAATAATGATAATCAGGCACCGGGGTTTTGA
- a CDS encoding class I SAM-dependent methyltransferase produces MNQKIRDTFDSIASKYDINRKKLIPCFDDLYSISVSLIRKTSLPLDVLDLGAGTGLLTSFLLEKYVDANVTLIDMASGMMDIARMRFKDKRNIKYIIGDYADYDFKDTFDAVISAMSIHHLPHAGKRRLFTKIYNYLKPGGIFVNAEQVLGNTETIESYYKKEWENLIRQNGLSEDDIAAWKERLKLDREATICQQIKWLKEASFADADCVYKFYKFAVIFGIKQSGR; encoded by the coding sequence ATGAACCAAAAAATCAGAGATACCTTTGACTCCATAGCTTCTAAATACGATATTAACAGAAAAAAATTAATTCCGTGTTTCGACGACCTTTACTCCATTTCCGTTTCTTTAATAAGAAAAACTTCCCTGCCCCTCGATGTTTTGGACCTCGGAGCGGGAACAGGGCTGCTCACCTCTTTTCTTCTTGAAAAATATGTCGACGCAAATGTTACGCTTATCGATATGGCATCGGGAATGATGGATATCGCCAGAATGAGATTTAAGGATAAGAGAAATATAAAATATATAATAGGCGATTATGCCGACTATGATTTTAAAGATACCTTCGATGCAGTAATTTCTGCGATGTCTATTCATCATTTGCCCCATGCCGGCAAAAGGCGGCTGTTTACAAAAATATATAATTATCTTAAGCCGGGAGGTATATTCGTCAATGCCGAACAGGTTTTAGGAAATACCGAAACAATAGAATCTTATTACAAAAAGGAATGGGAGAATTTAATCAGGCAAAACGGGCTTTCTGAAGACGATATAGCGGCATGGAAGGAAAGGTTGAAATTAGACAGGGAGGCTACCATCTGCCAACAGATAAAATGGCTTAAAGAAGCCAGTTTCGCGGATGCCGACTGTGTGTATAAATTTTATAAGTTTGCGGTAATATTCGGTATAAAGCAATCGGGCAGATGA
- a CDS encoding DMT family transporter — protein MKNAYKLISGVLLCLISTIAWGGMFPVMDGALKIMDPFYFTALRYTSASIIFFILLVIFEGRKAFNFKGKVLPLWLFGSAGFAGFGFLVFLGQQMISGAKGAIIAAVFMSTMPLMSAAVSWAATGKKPNKFTFIAIFIALIGVLLVITDGNLMLLYSMKKSLLADVFMLLGAFSWVIYTWGITKFAGFSPLRYTALTCAMGDVTILFAVVLATALGWLHVPAANEISGVWRELSYMILIAGVMAVFTWNAGNKIIGPVNGVLFINAVPVTTLIIASLSGRKVTLFEMSGALLVIAALVLNNIYQRKALRITAVKSMSDVRNSEPKSISAEGEIN, from the coding sequence ATGAAAAACGCATATAAATTAATATCGGGCGTGTTGCTATGTTTAATCTCTACGATAGCGTGGGGCGGGATGTTCCCAGTCATGGACGGCGCTTTAAAGATAATGGATCCATTTTATTTCACAGCGTTAAGATATACGAGCGCATCCATAATTTTTTTTATACTTCTCGTAATTTTCGAAGGCAGAAAAGCCTTTAATTTTAAAGGAAAGGTACTGCCGCTATGGCTTTTCGGCTCCGCGGGATTTGCCGGTTTCGGATTTCTTGTCTTTTTAGGCCAGCAGATGATATCGGGGGCTAAAGGCGCGATAATTGCGGCAGTCTTTATGTCAACTATGCCCCTTATGTCCGCCGCAGTCTCATGGGCGGCAACCGGTAAAAAACCTAATAAATTTACTTTTATTGCTATTTTTATCGCGCTTATCGGGGTCTTGCTCGTCATCACCGATGGAAACCTGATGCTTCTTTATTCGATGAAAAAAAGCCTTTTGGCGGATGTTTTTATGTTGCTTGGAGCGTTTTCATGGGTAATCTACACTTGGGGGATAACAAAATTCGCAGGGTTTTCCCCTCTGCGTTATACCGCCTTAACATGCGCAATGGGGGATGTTACGATTCTTTTTGCAGTAGTTTTGGCGACTGCCCTCGGCTGGCTGCATGTGCCTGCCGCGAACGAAATATCCGGCGTATGGCGGGAACTTTCGTATATGATACTTATAGCCGGGGTTATGGCGGTCTTCACTTGGAACGCGGGCAATAAAATTATAGGACCCGTTAACGGGGTTCTGTTTATTAATGCGGTGCCGGTAACGACTCTGATAATTGCTTCGTTATCGGGGCGCAAAGTAACCCTTTTCGAAATGTCGGGCGCCTTGCTTGTTATTGCCGCGCTGGTTTTAAATAACATTTATCAGCGCAAGGCTTTGAGAATAACGGCGGTAAAGAGCATGAGCGATGTTAGAAACAGTGAACCTAAAAGCATAAGCGCCGAAGGAGAAATAAATTAG
- a CDS encoding gamma carbonic anhydrase family protein yields the protein MIIRHRGFEPQIGHSVFVAPTAVVCGKVGIGKDSRIMYGAVLDSEGSHIEIGECVIILENAVIRATALPDKNNPVIIGNNVNVGPHATLLGCTVGPNSFIATGATILHGAIIQSGAVVAVSAFVHANTVIPKGFLVPPHTVAIGSPVKIYGTDDKEALADAVRAVGFVKAAYGVEADWEDGGKRYKRVTEARSKELGEHFNDIILDK from the coding sequence ATGATAATCAGGCACCGGGGTTTTGAGCCTCAAATAGGCCATTCCGTCTTTGTCGCCCCTACAGCGGTAGTTTGCGGAAAGGTCGGCATAGGGAAAGACTCCCGCATAATGTACGGGGCGGTATTAGATTCCGAGGGTTCCCATATAGAAATAGGCGAATGCGTTATAATTTTAGAAAATGCCGTTATCAGGGCTACCGCCTTACCTGATAAAAATAATCCCGTTATAATCGGAAATAACGTCAATGTTGGGCCGCATGCAACGCTTTTGGGATGCACCGTAGGACCCAATTCGTTCATCGCAACCGGGGCTACAATTTTGCACGGTGCTATTATCCAATCCGGAGCCGTGGTCGCCGTTTCGGCCTTCGTCCATGCCAATACCGTTATTCCGAAGGGTTTTCTCGTTCCGCCCCATACGGTTGCGATAGGCAGTCCGGTTAAGATTTACGGTACGGATGATAAAGAGGCTCTTGCGGATGCCGTAAGGGCTGTCGGATTTGTTAAAGCCGCATACGGGGTAGAAGCAGACTGGGAAGACGGGGGCAAGCGGTATAAAAGGGTAACCGAAGCAAGGTCTAAAGAATTAGGGGAACATTTTAACGATATTATTCTGGATAAATAA
- a CDS encoding YbhB/YbcL family Raf kinase inhibitor-like protein, whose translation MSKEYSISKIKILPVFPVLIGLFFTVIFNITLNFVFPAPALALKLTTGSFKSGGVIPAIYTCEGSNLSPSLSWTNVPAGTKTFAVIMKDMDAPGGVFYHWLIYNIPGNARSLKEGISPSRRAVNGFYAQGINGFGNTGYGGPCPPQGKPHRYFITLYALSAKLESGRGVNAGELINAMKGRVLDLVSVTGYFGS comes from the coding sequence ATGTCTAAAGAATATAGCATAAGTAAAATTAAAATACTCCCCGTATTCCCCGTATTAATAGGCCTGTTTTTCACGGTAATTTTTAACATAACTTTAAATTTCGTATTTCCTGCTCCCGCTCTTGCCTTAAAACTGACAACCGGCTCTTTTAAAAGCGGCGGGGTTATACCTGCTATTTACACCTGCGAAGGAAGCAATCTTTCTCCTTCGCTGTCATGGACGAATGTTCCCGCCGGAACGAAGACCTTCGCCGTAATAATGAAAGACATGGATGCGCCCGGAGGCGTTTTCTACCACTGGTTGATTTACAATATACCCGGTAACGCAAGAAGCCTTAAAGAAGGCATATCCCCAAGCCGCCGCGCCGTTAACGGCTTTTATGCGCAGGGGATTAACGGTTTCGGCAACACTGGTTACGGAGGGCCGTGTCCCCCGCAGGGCAAACCCCACAGGTATTTTATAACTTTATACGCTCTTAGCGCAAAATTAGAATCAGGCAGGGGGGTAAACGCGGGAGAACTTATAAACGCGATGAAAGGACGCGTACTGGATTTGGTTTCGGTAACCGGTTATTTCGGGAGTTAA
- a CDS encoding type II secretion system protein has translation MYKNNNGFSLVEIIMVIILLGVIGIVGTVGLNSAVSSDRGMYERQLQSAIRYAQNYAMGHFKYTAVVFSASGSNPSCNLANSAASYSGYAVCACNGAATPALEPLPNPLAQTTSNFYVSMNYGINYMVAPGGNYNYIAFNSAGEPGTLSSACSGFTPLPPPSPVKISFGYLPSQSFYLYPNTGLVSYNGNL, from the coding sequence ATGTATAAAAATAACAATGGTTTCAGCCTTGTCGAGATAATAATGGTCATAATCCTTCTGGGGGTTATAGGCATCGTCGGGACGGTCGGGCTTAATTCCGCCGTTTCGAGCGACAGGGGGATGTATGAAAGACAGCTTCAATCGGCAATAAGATATGCCCAAAATTATGCAATGGGCCATTTCAAATATACGGCTGTCGTGTTTTCCGCTTCCGGTTCAAACCCTTCATGCAATTTGGCGAATAGCGCAGCGAGTTATTCGGGTTATGCGGTATGCGCTTGCAACGGCGCAGCAACTCCGGCTTTAGAGCCGCTGCCAAATCCGCTTGCGCAAACGACAAGCAATTTTTATGTATCTATGAATTACGGTATAAATTATATGGTTGCGCCGGGCGGAAACTATAACTATATTGCGTTTAATTCGGCTGGCGAGCCGGGGACATTGTCTTCCGCTTGCTCCGGCTTCACCCCATTGCCGCCGCCGTCCCCTGTCAAAATATCTTTCGGCTATTTGCCGTCCCAGTCATTTTACCTGTATCCAAACACCGGACTTGTAAGTTATAACGGGAACCTTTAA
- a CDS encoding molybdopterin oxidoreductase family protein, which translates to MEICYSVCPHDCPDTCSLKVEIDNGKIIKVAGNPLHPVTKGVICEKVRAYPERIYNPSRILYPMRRTGKKGAAGRLDGFERISWEEAVETIVKRWQELIRTSGPESILPYSYGGTEGVINHGSMDRRLFNKIGATRLERTICSVAGNLGYQLAYGKSAGMNPIDTISSRLIIFWGINALETNMHQAIFADNARKNGAKIIAIDVHKNKTAKWADEFYLILPGSDGALALGLAHVIIRDGLADEVFLEKYSRGFESFKAKTKEYPPGLVADLTGLSENQIENLAHSYAEIKPSFIRIGNGLQHHSNGGINTWAISLLPALTGAWKEKGGGALRSNSGHFPLNSDALERPDLLKNSPRAVNMVQLGKVLCGLNPPIRSVYIYNSNPAVVAPNQNLVLKGLAREDLFTVVHEQVMTDTAKWADIILPATTSFEHADMYVSYWHTSLQWADPVIARVGEAKPNIDAFKLIAKGLGFTEPCFSDSEEDIAGKALDLPYWREQGITLDRLKKERFITLNVLDRPFAEGSSFTQSGKIEFKSGKAAELGLKDIPDYKPIREKRLSDGNGGIYFFNAPAGAGEKIPAEPDFPLTLITPPNHFFLNSTFADTPSLKIKSGEPFLEINPKDAKVREINDGDLVKVENMRGSVVIKAKVIDSVLPGVVVSAGLWWKENYENGSGVNALTPDNLSDIGGGATFFSASVEVKKICSNDIIP; encoded by the coding sequence ATGGAAATTTGCTATTCCGTTTGTCCGCATGACTGTCCCGACACATGTTCGTTAAAGGTGGAAATAGATAACGGCAAGATAATTAAAGTTGCGGGGAACCCGCTGCATCCGGTAACAAAAGGGGTTATTTGCGAAAAGGTCAGGGCTTATCCCGAGCGCATCTATAATCCTTCGCGGATACTATATCCTATGCGCAGAACCGGGAAAAAAGGCGCCGCCGGACGGCTTGACGGGTTCGAAAGAATAAGCTGGGAAGAAGCCGTAGAGACAATCGTAAAACGGTGGCAAGAGCTTATCAGGACATCCGGTCCCGAAAGTATTTTGCCGTATTCTTACGGAGGAACCGAAGGCGTAATAAATCACGGCAGTATGGATAGGCGCCTTTTTAATAAAATAGGGGCAACGAGGCTTGAGCGTACTATATGTTCCGTTGCCGGAAATTTAGGTTACCAGCTTGCTTACGGAAAGTCTGCCGGCATGAATCCGATAGATACGATTAGCTCCAGATTAATAATATTTTGGGGCATCAACGCTTTGGAAACAAATATGCATCAGGCTATTTTTGCCGACAATGCCCGAAAAAACGGCGCAAAAATTATAGCGATAGATGTTCATAAAAATAAAACCGCAAAATGGGCGGACGAATTTTATTTAATTCTGCCGGGATCCGACGGCGCTCTGGCTTTGGGTCTTGCCCATGTCATAATAAGAGACGGATTAGCCGACGAAGTATTTTTGGAAAAATATTCGCGCGGCTTCGAAAGTTTTAAAGCGAAGACAAAGGAATATCCGCCCGGACTTGTTGCGGACTTGACCGGTCTTTCGGAAAACCAGATTGAAAACCTTGCCCATTCTTACGCCGAAATAAAGCCGTCTTTTATCCGCATTGGAAACGGCCTTCAGCATCATAGCAACGGGGGCATAAACACATGGGCTATTTCACTGCTGCCCGCATTGACTGGAGCTTGGAAAGAAAAGGGCGGAGGCGCTTTGAGATCTAATTCGGGTCATTTTCCGTTAAATAGCGATGCGCTAGAAAGGCCCGATTTGCTTAAAAATTCTCCAAGGGCGGTAAACATGGTCCAGCTTGGAAAGGTCTTATGCGGGCTTAATCCCCCCATCCGTTCGGTTTATATTTACAACAGCAATCCGGCGGTCGTAGCGCCGAATCAAAATTTAGTTTTAAAAGGACTGGCGCGGGAGGATCTTTTCACCGTCGTGCATGAACAGGTTATGACCGACACGGCAAAATGGGCGGATATTATCCTGCCCGCTACCACAAGTTTCGAACATGCGGATATGTATGTAAGCTACTGGCACACTTCCCTTCAGTGGGCTGATCCTGTCATCGCAAGGGTCGGCGAGGCTAAACCGAATATCGATGCGTTTAAACTTATAGCAAAGGGTTTAGGCTTTACCGAGCCCTGCTTTTCCGATTCGGAAGAGGATATAGCCGGCAAGGCGTTAGACCTCCCGTACTGGCGCGAACAGGGGATAACATTAGACCGGCTGAAAAAAGAGCGGTTTATTACGCTGAATGTTTTAGACCGTCCATTTGCCGAAGGCAGCTCTTTTACTCAGTCGGGCAAAATCGAGTTTAAAAGCGGGAAAGCCGCCGAATTAGGGTTAAAAGATATACCGGATTATAAGCCTATTAGGGAAAAACGGCTCAGCGATGGTAACGGCGGGATCTATTTTTTTAATGCCCCTGCCGGTGCCGGCGAAAAAATACCGGCTGAACCCGATTTCCCGCTAACGCTTATAACTCCGCCGAACCACTTTTTCTTAAATTCCACTTTTGCCGATACCCCTTCCCTTAAAATTAAATCAGGGGAGCCGTTTTTAGAAATTAATCCGAAAGACGCTAAAGTCAGGGAAATAAACGACGGCGATCTCGTTAAGGTTGAAAACATGCGGGGCAGCGTCGTTATAAAAGCTAAAGTGATTGATTCGGTTTTACCCGGCGTCGTGGTTTCGGCCGGCTTATGGTGGAAAGAAAACTATGAAAACGGGAGCGGGGTGAACGCTTTAACGCCGGATAACTTATCCGACATAGGCGGAGGAGCGACCTTTTTCTCGGCATCGGTAGAGGTTAAGAAAATATGCTCTAACGATATTATACCATAA